The segment aaattatttaaataattttattttttttaaaggtacgTACAGACTGAAACCCACACCAAAAGAAGAACACCATACTGGCACCCAATCAACTTTCATGAGTGAGTCACGTCCCCAATAGTTGACCCAATCATACCTCACGGGATATTTTCATCCATCCGAAACaataatatacatttttttcgACAGAAAACCAAcccaataatatttaaattaaataaaacgagattaaaaaaacattattcatAGAATCATAGTAAAAGAAACTCGACACGAAATATCGGCAGAGACACAAGGTACGAGGCGCAGTTCCGGCACGCGACCCCCCGGTTCACACGACACGTGTATTCTCCCACCACTTCTGAATGCGACTTGATTtgattttccaaaaagttgaaaaaaaaaaaaatcccacttcACTGTCAGAGAACGAAGATTCCAATGACTCATCAACAAAGCAGAATCGGTACTCGATACACGAGACGCCACGTAATGACTTGTCTAGAGACACAtcacaaccctttttttttttacgtgggACCCAGTACCACGATAGTCTTTTCCGGGACCGAATCACTAACCTCAAAATCTATGTTACACGCGTCCACCAACCCAATCTCAGTCACCCACGTATCTCTTTGAAAAATCCAAGCCACTGGTCCATCAAAAGATTTCAAAGCCCATCTGTTTCAAATCCAACGGGGTTGTGAAAATTCAACGGCTTAGATTTCatgcttttttatatataacacaCAGATTAGCTAGTTACTACCTTTGAATTCCAATTTacgctataaaaaaaaaatgaggttgATAGAGGCTTCGAAGCTTCACGTTGATGGGCCAGTGGGAATGAATCTCGGGAGAATGACGTCGGATTCCGGGGCCATGAGTCAGATCACGGTGACGAGGAGAAGAATCAAAGTCCGGCGGCTGAAGTACACGTGTCGAACGAAGAAAACATCATCATCGGAGGAGGAGGATGTTGGTGATTCGGTGAAGGTGTCATTGTCTGCGTCTTCTTCGGAGAAAGAAGAGGTGGTATTGTTGTACGGTTCGGTTTCTGTTATAGGGAGGAGGAAAGAGATGGAAGATGCGGTGAGAGCTGAACTAGGAGTTATGAACAAAAAAGGTAGCGGTGGAGGTGGTGTTGGAGGAAAGTACGATTTTTTCGGAGTGTACGATGGGCATGGAGGTTGCCACGTGGCGAGGGCTTGTAGTGAAGGGCTGCATGGGATTTTGGTGGAGGAGGGAGGTGAGAGTAGTAGTGAAGAGTTAGAAGGGTTATCGGAGTATTGGGAGAGAGTGATGGAAggttgttttggtaaaatggaTGGGGAGGTGGTAGGTGGTGGTGTGGGGAGGACAGTGGGGTCCACGGCGGTTGTGGCTGTGGTGGGAGGGGAGGAGCTTGTGGTTTCTAACTGTGGGGATTGTAGGGCTGTCTTTTTTAGTGGTGGTGTGGCTTTGGCCTTGTATCGTGATCATAAGGTACGGttcttttttgaatatttgattCTCAATGTCATTGCCTTGTCTTGTCGCCAAAGCGTGTTAGTTTTTCCTAGTTtgcttgatttgattttttaaaaacgcGAGTAAAAGGTTCGGTTTCTGGCttgatatatacatatatgatatCTGTATGAATATATGATATTAAAACGTTGTTCAAAACAGCGCCTTTATTAGACTTCAAGCGAGAGAGAGCCAGGAATCGCTTTTGTCAGTGCTGCAAATAGCTTTTCAATTTCTAGTATCatagggtctatttggatagaacttattttgttgaaaccgaaaacttaaaactgaaaacactgtagcaaaataatttttaaatgtgtgaatagtattgtgggacccatttttaatgaaaaattgataaaaaatggaGTTTGTGGGatccgtaaacagtgcacaaGTACACTGTTCACAGAGGACCGGGTCAACAATGGCTGCtggggagaataaaaaaaaaaaaaaaaaaaaaaaaacgcagaaaaCGTGAAACGTAGATGCACAACGCTctatacaaacacacacatagggtccgtttggatacagctgaaaactgaaaactgaaactgaaaactgaaaaacactgtagcgaaataatttttaaatgtgtgaatagtatcgtgggacccatttttaatgaaaaagttgctgaaaagtgaaatttgtgggtccgtgaacaatacacgatgtgctgtgattggtccaaaaaaatttgaaaagtcaaagtttgcggctactgttcattgaacagtgcatgaacagtagccgcaacacccaaaacgctccaaaacgcgtgaaaaaaaaaaaaaaaaaaaaaaaaaaaagacaaaacgcaaacgcagggaactttcagccgaatccaaacgcACTCATAGTCCATAGATCGTAGATTCTGGGTGCGTATAAAAGACTCAGAATCAGAAGGTTCTATCGGGTATATACTAACTTATAAGCGGGAATGGCCAAATTGCACTTGCACGgcaataggttttttttttttttttttttttttgagaaaccttgCACAGCAATAATTGACTgttctaatctatatatatatataaaaccgaaacttttgaagctcctacagttttccacgtcagcacagtattaaaaaaataataaaagaaaagaaaaagaaaaaatccaaaaccaaaacaaaaaaataaaaataaaaccaaaatcacaGTATTAAAAATACCCTTTACCATTCCCTTTCACGATGGATTTCACGATGCTCTGCTTTTCCAAATCCTCTGCCTTTTCCACCATCGACCATCGATCATCTACCTTTTCCAGACCATCGATCTCCTTCATCAGACCACCGAAGACGGGATCGCAACGTCCTTTCCCATTCCCTTTCACGATGCTCTGGCTTTCCCAATCCTCTACCTTTCCCATCGCATCCGATATCTCCTTCCTCAGACCAGCGATTTGCTTAAGACCATCAATCTCCTTCATCAGACCACCGACGACGGCATCGCATCCACCATACCCACCATCGCATCCAATATCTCCTTCCTCAGACCACCGATTTGCCTAACACCATCGATCTCACCCATATCCACTTCACTAGGTTTCACCACGTCGAAACCTTTACTGGTAAGGTTTTTTGATTTGTCTTAAAATTTTATCGTTTAAATAGGATTTAGGCTTAGGGATTTCGAtcgaattgattttgatttaggcTTAGGTTTGGGTATGTAATTTTTGGAATGTGaaattcttcaaaataaatcaTGTTTAAGGTTTCAGATATGCTCTATGGCATCGCATCCACCATACCCACCATCGCATCCGATATCTCCTTCCTCAGACCACCGATTTGCCTAACACCATCGATCTCACCCATATCCACTTCACTAGGTTTCACCACGTCGAAACCTTTACTGGTAAGGTTTTTTGATTTGTCTTAAAATTTTATCGTTTAAATAGGATTTAGGCTTAGGGATTTCGAtcgaattgattttgatttaggcTTAGGTTTGGGTATGTAATTTTTGGAATGtgaaattctttaaaataaatcatGTTTAAGGTTTCAGATAtgctcttgattttttattttttatttgttcttcaCTATGTTGTTTGGTTAATCATCTTATGGGTTCTGAAAACAACTCTGCTGGAGATAGTTCTACTTACATTGTTTAAATTTGAGacaaaattaagagagagacaGGGTCTCTAAGGTTCATAGAGAAATTTGAGGGTCACCCCTACGAAAGCCGCCACCTATTATCATTACACCATTCTGTCAATGTCATATTCCTAAAACCACTACCAGTaatttagataaataaataattgtgcGTTATATAGGTTTTGGTTGGCTTAGTTTTGATATAGGTATCTTTTCTCCTTATTCTTTAAATAGCTTTCTTTTTGTCTACATGAATATTAGATGGGTATAGAGTCTCTAGAAAACCACCCCattctccctctctcaaattttgCCTTTTGCTATATGCATGcaaattgtttgataaaatagCTTCATATTTTTTCCGTTTTAACTTCAACAGACTTTAATATAACTATATGAAAGGTTTGTTGCAGACTGGTCCTTTTAGTTGGTATGTTCTATGAAGTTGAGGTGGATCTATGAAAAGGGTTTTAGGTAAAATCAAAGGTTTGTTGGAGTCCTGtcagtttaaattattttggttgttttagttGCACACCTCTAATTAATGGCATTTATCTATAAGGAACTGTAAACTTTTATTgatctatcaaaaataaaattagagcaGCTTCATACTCCGTGAGATCCAAATAATGTTTTATGTTGTCTTTTGGCATTGAAGCTATTGAATCTTTCATTATTAGCAATGAAggtaagttaattaattaatggttAAACATCTTGACAGCTCTGTTGTAGTTGACCAAAGTGAAAAGTTGAATCAATACTACTTACAGCTCTTTTGTCCCAATTCCTTATTAGTTTTTCCAATCTTAGTTTGATATCTAGCCTTTTAAATTCTAATGTCATCATCTTATTCCTCTCATTGCAAATTGAACCAAATTCAATGGAAGTCCCCCACTTGGGTTTTGCCCTGTTTATGGGTTGAAAATATATATCTGGGTTTTTTGTAATCTTGGGATCTAACTTTGGTTTgggatatattatatatatgaaattaatggGCAGCAATGCAGTGTATTGGTGTGTAAAATTGCTGTGCCCAATGCATTGGACAATATGGAGATGCTGTAAATGGCACATTTGAGGTTgatgaccccccccccccccctactGTTTTCCCAATTATGCTTTTTTATCATTGTGATGAAAAAGTTGCTGTATATATGTGTACAATAGCAAATATATGATTGCTGTTTTAAATctgtcactctctctctctctctgactaAATCCATTTTAGTACGAATAGCATTAGATATTCTTGAAtcgttttaacttttatttagttttactaattggtttatatttgaattgcttTTAGTTTGAGTATTGTTGGTTTCAAAAGTCGATTTGGATTATAATAGTCTAATCACACCTTAGAATTTGTTCAATTAATTGGGTTTGTTTCCatctcattaattttttaatataatttcttatTATGATTTTGTAGCCGATAAAGGTAATCGTAAATGTGCACACAGAGATGGATGGAGAGAGATTAAGAGAGGAATTCTAGGACTGTCAAACTACTACCATGTCAAATCATCACCCACCTTCAACCCTGCCTCTTGACACCTTCATATACTGCAAGAACCACTACCAGTACAGGTatttttaacaacaaaaattgtgttaaatattatttgggttttgttatttgttagttttttttttttttttttttttttaaagatttaattttgtgaaaaataattattaatataactCATATTTGTAGTCTAATTATTGTGTTGATGGTTTAATTAGGCCGACAACTGTTCACAACTGCTTATGCTTCACTGTCATCATTCTTTTGAACCCTTGGAAGGGTGAGCTTCagtaatttgaaataaaatgatttagaaagaaaataaagtttttcacttaccaaaaaaaaggaaagaagataaGGTTTTAGTCAATAGGCTTTCTATGTTGCTCCTATGGTCATAAGGCTAATCTTCATTTTCCAATATTCAAACTAACATTATTGCTGCTGTGTGCTGCTATACTAAGGCCTGGTGCTGctgtttgtgaaatttttttgttgttgttgtacatGCTAATATGCATTATGCTTCTATTGTACTTAGTGTTAGCTGTATTGTGATAATTGGTAATTGTTGGCATTCTAGGAATTGATGCAAAGTCCAGGATGTTTTGGTAGTTATTGGCAGATTCTTAAAAAAGCACTTAGTGAGAAATATTAAcataggctgtgtttgtttgcTTCACGTTAATAGAAGGTTGCAAGGAAATTCAAATGTTAATAAAAAGTTGGCCTCTTAAAAGTGTGCCACCTCAGCTTTAGAGTCTTCACAATTTTACACctcaacaatatttttaatttttatttttagcacggtattttagttaaatatttTACTTAGTTTGAACTTAGAACTACTTTGAACCCGATAATGCACTCcccctctctctatctctgtaACCTCAATAGGCTATGGTTGCTACCGTGATTTCAAATATCTCTAATAGCAACCTCTGAGGACAACCATCCAAAGGCAAGATGGAATGTGGGGTACCGCTGCAAGTGTTGCCTTGAAAAGAAAAGACTGCAGTTGATTCAAATGCTCCAGCTACTGCTTGCAGTGCACACAAGACTGAGACAAGGTTGATGAATAACTTTATATGTAATAACATTATAACCTTATTTCACAAAGTTCAAGGTCcttaatgtttttcttttaatatgttttttatttatttatttaaatggatGTAGTTTATTTAAAGATATGTAAAGCATTCTTGTGTTTGCATGTTGTGCTCCCTTTCTACTGTTTATTAATTGCACCATATATGACTTTTCAAATGATACTCCTAAATGTGATTTTTAAAGCGCATTGATGATGACAAGAACAAAGAATAAACAACTAAGATTATCAAGATTTTGCAAACAGACTGAATAATAGAAGggattatgttaaaaaaaatgatagagacCTTAAATTTCATGAAAGAAAGGATGCAATTGAAGGTAGATGTAGGATGCC is part of the Quercus robur chromosome 9, dhQueRobu3.1, whole genome shotgun sequence genome and harbors:
- the LOC126698109 gene encoding protein phosphatase 2C 51-like translates to MRLIEASKLHVDGPVGMNLGRMTSDSGAMSQITVTRRRIKVRRLKYTCRTKKTSSSEEEDVGDSVKVSLSASSSEKEEVVLLYGSVSVIGRRKEMEDAVRAELGVMNKKGSGGGGVGGKYDFFGVYDGHGGCHVARACSEGLHGILVEEGGESSSEELEGLSEYWERVMEGCFGKMDGEVVGGGVGRTVGSTAVVAVVGGEELVVSNCGDCRAVFFSGGVALALYRDHKPIKVIVNVHTEMDGERLREEF